One genomic region from Haloarcula taiwanensis encodes:
- a CDS encoding phospholipase, with protein sequence MTGPHQGQQLVTAGTAPSQASAAAVLVHGRGATARSIVQMGAEFQQDGLALLAPQAARNTWYPNSFLSPVEQNEPGRTSGLQAIEDAVTEAEEAGIPTEHVLVLGFSQGACLASEFVARNPQRYGGLVALSGGLIGESIDEREYEGDLEETPVFLGCSNVDPHIPEERVHVTASVFEQLNGDVEERIYEGMGHGVNEDELTYVSSLVDTLVS encoded by the coding sequence ATGACTGGCCCTCATCAGGGGCAGCAGCTCGTGACCGCGGGCACCGCGCCGTCGCAGGCGAGTGCAGCGGCAGTGCTGGTCCACGGTCGGGGTGCGACGGCTCGAAGCATCGTCCAGATGGGGGCGGAGTTCCAGCAGGACGGACTGGCTCTCCTCGCGCCACAGGCCGCGCGAAACACCTGGTATCCCAATTCGTTTCTTTCGCCGGTTGAGCAGAACGAACCCGGTCGGACCTCGGGACTGCAGGCTATCGAGGACGCCGTCACGGAGGCCGAGGAAGCCGGGATTCCGACCGAGCACGTGCTCGTGCTGGGCTTCTCTCAAGGAGCCTGTCTCGCAAGCGAGTTCGTTGCTCGTAACCCACAACGCTACGGCGGCCTTGTGGCCCTCAGTGGCGGTCTCATCGGCGAGTCTATCGACGAGCGTGAGTACGAGGGCGACCTTGAGGAGACGCCGGTGTTTCTGGGCTGTAGCAATGTTGACCCGCACATCCCCGAAGAGCGCGTTCACGTCACGGCCTCGGTCTTCGAGCAACTCAACGGCGACGTGGAGGAACGCATCTACGAGGGAATGGGTCACGGCGTGAACGAGGACGAACTGACATACGTTTCGTCGCTGGTCGATACCCTCGTCAGTTAG
- a CDS encoding glyoxalase — MDKATLPSDTKIGRVALTVAELSPTVEFYRAVVGLNVIDADADRAILGAGGQALLILNHRPDAPVREDSATGLYHVAFRVPSRAALGDALQRINSEWTLDGASDHGVSEALYLSDPAGNGVEIYRDFPRASWEETPSGHVEMVTDPLDTQSVAAAATGEQSMPADSDIGHVYLEVSSVETARAFYADALGLRVRATYDGAVFLAAGDYHHHIGANVWKRRSKPHAGQGLAWFEIRLPDEATLDATQKRLRQSDYAVSETGTGLTVRDGDDIELRLRT; from the coding sequence ATGGATAAAGCGACCCTTCCCTCGGACACCAAGATTGGTCGGGTGGCCCTGACTGTTGCTGAGTTATCACCGACTGTCGAGTTCTACCGTGCTGTTGTCGGCCTCAACGTTATAGACGCAGACGCCGACCGCGCGATACTCGGTGCGGGCGGACAGGCGCTCTTGATTCTAAATCACCGTCCAGACGCACCAGTGAGAGAGGATTCAGCGACCGGGCTGTATCACGTCGCGTTTCGCGTCCCATCGCGAGCGGCGCTGGGTGACGCACTCCAGCGTATCAACTCGGAGTGGACACTCGACGGCGCATCGGATCACGGTGTCAGCGAGGCGCTGTATCTGTCGGACCCGGCCGGGAACGGCGTCGAAATCTATCGGGACTTTCCGCGGGCGTCGTGGGAGGAGACACCGTCGGGTCACGTCGAAATGGTAACCGACCCCCTCGATACGCAGTCAGTCGCGGCCGCTGCGACCGGCGAACAGTCGATGCCCGCCGACTCCGATATCGGACACGTGTATCTGGAAGTCTCGTCAGTGGAGACGGCCCGGGCGTTCTACGCTGATGCACTCGGACTCCGCGTCAGGGCCACATACGACGGCGCGGTGTTCTTGGCGGCCGGTGACTACCATCATCATATCGGGGCCAACGTCTGGAAACGGCGATCCAAGCCCCACGCCGGGCAGGGGCTGGCATGGTTCGAAATTCGGCTCCCCGACGAAGCGACCCTTGATGCGACACAGAAGCGCCTGCGTCAGTCCGACTACGCTGTCTCCGAAACCGGTACTGGCCTCACAGTACGCGACGGCGACGACATCGAACTCCGCCTGCGAACCTGA
- a CDS encoding metal-binding protein, producing the protein MKKQELIHLHGLLAQVQNHYEAESGTEVDHDEYEELGVKPTSIHKSKTDHKAAVFAIADGIASEMADETKEPVSAAAD; encoded by the coding sequence ATGAAAAAGCAGGAGCTCATCCACCTTCACGGCCTGCTTGCACAGGTACAGAACCACTACGAAGCCGAATCCGGGACAGAAGTAGACCACGACGAATACGAGGAACTTGGCGTCAAGCCGACATCGATTCACAAGTCGAAAACAGACCACAAGGCCGCTGTCTTTGCGATTGCTGACGGTATTGCCTCCGAGATGGCTGACGAAACCAAAGAGCCTGTTTCTGCCGCCGCGGACTAA
- a CDS encoding 8-oxoguanine DNA glycosylase — MEQGVIDVGSLAGGIDLQATVESGQSYLWNREDGEMYQRDGATGGGAWYWTTIQRDGSPAVIRVRQRDGVLEWESTVDAETALRRLLRLDDDLDAIRATAPDDDVVQSAYETFWGMRLVQDPPFGALISFICSAQMRVARIHSMQQALRDAFGEEIEFGGRTYNAYPTPSALAETTEERLRDLGLGYRAPYVQRTAEMVATGEAHPEEAVGLSYEDARESLTRFVGVGDKVADCVLLFSLDYLEAVPLDTWIRTTIEEYYPECERGNYADTSRAIRAALGGEYAGYTQTYLFHYLRTGSNEE, encoded by the coding sequence ATGGAGCAGGGCGTCATCGATGTCGGGTCGCTTGCCGGCGGTATCGATTTGCAGGCAACTGTCGAGAGCGGACAGTCTTACCTCTGGAACCGAGAGGATGGCGAAATGTACCAGCGCGACGGGGCAACCGGCGGCGGCGCGTGGTACTGGACGACAATCCAGCGAGACGGGTCACCAGCGGTCATCCGCGTCCGGCAGCGAGACGGGGTGCTCGAATGGGAATCGACAGTCGACGCTGAGACGGCGCTCAGGCGACTCCTTCGACTTGACGACGACCTCGACGCGATTCGGGCGACGGCACCGGACGACGACGTGGTCCAGTCGGCCTATGAGACGTTCTGGGGGATGCGACTCGTTCAGGACCCCCCGTTTGGCGCCCTCATCTCGTTCATCTGCTCGGCCCAGATGCGCGTGGCGAGGATTCACAGTATGCAGCAGGCACTCCGCGACGCGTTCGGCGAGGAAATCGAGTTCGGCGGGCGGACGTACAACGCCTATCCGACGCCGTCCGCGCTGGCAGAGACAACAGAGGAGCGGCTCCGGGACCTCGGACTGGGCTATCGCGCGCCGTACGTCCAGCGCACCGCGGAGATGGTCGCCACTGGCGAAGCCCATCCCGAAGAAGCCGTCGGACTAAGCTACGAGGACGCCAGAGAGTCGCTTACCCGCTTTGTCGGCGTCGGTGACAAGGTCGCGGACTGCGTGTTGCTGTTCTCGCTTGATTACCTCGAAGCGGTCCCACTGGACACCTGGATTCGGACGACCATCGAGGAGTATTACCCGGAGTGTGAGCGGGGGAACTACGCTGACACGTCGCGAGCAATCCGGGCCGCACTGGGTGGGGAGTACGCCGGTTACACGCAGACGTACCTGTTCCATTACCTCCGAACGGGCAGTAACGAGGAGTGA
- a CDS encoding acylphosphatase (catalyzes the hydrolysis of acylphosphate) produces the protein MARTRAHVFVSGRVQGVYYRATTRERAQDRDVDGWVRNLDDGRVEAVFEGPEADVEAMVEFCHEGSERANVTGVEVEYGDPEGIEGFEVKW, from the coding sequence ATGGCTCGAACGCGAGCACACGTATTCGTCTCCGGTCGTGTTCAGGGTGTCTATTACAGAGCGACCACGCGGGAACGCGCACAGGACCGGGACGTCGACGGGTGGGTCCGAAACCTCGACGATGGGCGCGTCGAAGCGGTGTTCGAAGGCCCCGAAGCTGACGTGGAAGCGATGGTCGAGTTCTGTCACGAAGGGAGCGAACGCGCGAACGTCACCGGCGTCGAAGTCGAGTACGGGGACCCCGAGGGCATCGAGGGCTTCGAGGTCAAGTGGTAA
- a CDS encoding bifunctional ADP-dependent (S)-NAD(P)H-hydrate dehydratase/NAD(P)H-hydrate epimerase, whose product MLTGSEMGVVDENAAALGVPRKQLMESSGHAVAQAIRTIADPGEQVVIVAGRGNNGGDALVAARFLDDYDLRVLLLGRPGAISTTIARENWDALQHAEYPTETVRDSSALNLGTPDIVIDAMLGTGIAGDLREPAATAAEAMNESDATVLSVDVPSGLDAETGRLADNAVDPDHVVTFHDTKPGLPALDVPVTVADIGIPEAAELFVERGDLSRLERDPASHKGDNGEVLVVGGGPYTGAPALSAQAALRGGADLVRVACPAVVAREIQSYSENLIVRPFDGDHLAPPHVDRLAELAADHDTLILGPGLGDTDATLDAVADLLSGFEGTAVVDADALSVVPDVETDAELICTPHQGELLGMGGETAEDWRERADLVESFAAEIGHTLLVKGPYDIVSNGERTRVGRTGNPGMTVGGTGDVLAGVTGALACGQDPLDAAAIAAYTVGSVGDRVVDDRGYGLVATDLLDEIPSVLWQQEAEA is encoded by the coding sequence ATGCTCACCGGCTCCGAAATGGGTGTCGTTGATGAGAATGCCGCCGCGCTCGGCGTCCCGCGCAAGCAGCTGATGGAGTCGTCCGGTCACGCCGTCGCGCAGGCGATCCGTACCATCGCTGACCCCGGCGAACAGGTCGTCATCGTCGCTGGACGGGGAAACAACGGTGGAGACGCGCTCGTCGCCGCCCGCTTTCTCGACGACTACGACCTCCGAGTCCTCCTGTTGGGCCGACCGGGTGCTATCTCGACGACGATTGCCAGGGAGAACTGGGATGCCCTCCAGCACGCCGAGTATCCGACAGAGACGGTCAGGGATTCCTCGGCACTGAACCTCGGCACTCCCGACATCGTCATCGACGCGATGCTTGGCACAGGTATCGCCGGTGATCTCCGGGAGCCAGCGGCGACGGCCGCCGAGGCAATGAACGAGAGCGACGCGACCGTTCTTTCGGTGGATGTGCCGTCCGGCCTCGACGCCGAGACGGGACGGCTGGCCGACAACGCCGTCGACCCCGACCACGTCGTCACGTTCCACGACACCAAGCCGGGCCTCCCCGCCCTCGACGTGCCGGTCACCGTCGCCGACATCGGCATCCCAGAGGCGGCGGAGCTGTTCGTCGAGCGGGGCGACCTCTCTCGCCTCGAACGGGACCCCGCGAGCCACAAGGGCGACAACGGCGAGGTGCTGGTCGTCGGCGGCGGCCCGTACACCGGTGCACCGGCACTCAGCGCACAGGCCGCGCTCAGAGGCGGGGCCGACCTCGTCCGGGTCGCCTGCCCCGCTGTCGTCGCGCGCGAAATCCAGTCCTACAGCGAGAACCTCATCGTGCGGCCGTTCGACGGGGACCACCTCGCGCCGCCGCACGTCGACCGCCTTGCTGAGCTGGCGGCGGACCACGACACGCTGATTCTCGGGCCAGGGCTCGGAGACACCGACGCGACGCTGGATGCTGTCGCGGACCTGCTGTCCGGGTTCGAGGGAACGGCCGTCGTCGACGCCGACGCGCTGTCAGTGGTCCCGGACGTCGAGACGGACGCAGAACTCATCTGCACGCCCCACCAGGGCGAACTTCTCGGGATGGGGGGTGAAACAGCCGAGGACTGGCGGGAACGGGCAGACCTCGTGGAGTCTTTCGCAGCGGAAATCGGACACACGCTGCTGGTCAAAGGTCCGTACGACATCGTCTCCAACGGCGAGCGGACCCGCGTCGGCCGGACGGGCAATCCGGGGATGACGGTCGGCGGAACCGGCGACGTGCTTGCGGGTGTGACGGGCGCACTCGCCTGCGGTCAGGACCCACTTGATGCGGCCGCTATCGCTGCCTACACTGTCGGCAGCGTCGGTGACCGGGTCGTCGACGACCGTGGCTACGGGCTGGTCGCAACGGACCTGCTAGACGAGATACCGAGCGTACTGTGGCAGCAAGAAGCAGAAGCGTAG
- a CDS encoding GTPase HflX, with product MTATHTTERAVIAKRVDSGTADTTEIRDLARAAGYDVVGEVTQTRTEDPAYHLGEGKVTRLSNVVAREGAAVVIFDNQLGPYQTYNIGNELPERVRVIDRFRLILEIFGQRAQTRKAQLQVELAELRYELPRAEAKASLAKRDERPGFMGLGEYDESREEDIKKQIANIRDELESIEETERHRREQRRESGFDLVALAGYTNAGKSTLLRRLADDLDVDENDDLHPDLDTTAESEDRLFTTLGTTTRRAEVGKREVLVTDTVGFIQDLPHWLVESFKSTLGSVYHADLVLLVVDVSESVEEIREKLVTSHDTLYERNEAPIVTVLNKTDTVDDEEVRRKKDALSSLAPNPVAVSAKQGLNIDDLAERIDHELPDYERERLVLPMTDDTMSLVSWIHDHASVETVDYGDQVVIEFEARPAIIEQSRAKAGELVGASA from the coding sequence GTGACGGCGACACACACCACCGAACGAGCGGTCATCGCGAAACGCGTCGACAGTGGTACCGCTGATACGACGGAAATCCGGGACCTTGCCCGGGCGGCCGGGTACGATGTCGTCGGCGAGGTCACACAGACCAGAACGGAGGACCCGGCGTACCACCTCGGCGAGGGGAAAGTAACGCGGCTGAGCAACGTAGTCGCCCGCGAAGGGGCTGCCGTCGTCATCTTCGACAACCAGCTCGGGCCGTACCAGACATACAATATCGGGAACGAACTCCCCGAGCGGGTGCGTGTCATCGACCGCTTCCGGCTTATTCTCGAAATCTTCGGCCAGCGGGCCCAGACGCGGAAAGCACAGCTGCAGGTCGAACTCGCGGAGCTTCGGTACGAACTTCCGCGTGCCGAGGCCAAGGCCAGCCTCGCCAAACGCGACGAGCGTCCGGGATTTATGGGTCTCGGCGAGTACGACGAGTCCCGCGAAGAGGACATCAAAAAGCAGATCGCCAACATCCGGGATGAACTGGAATCCATCGAGGAGACCGAGCGACATCGCCGGGAACAGCGTCGGGAGTCCGGCTTCGACCTCGTCGCGCTGGCCGGCTACACCAATGCCGGGAAGTCGACGCTCCTGCGCCGCCTTGCCGACGACCTCGATGTCGACGAAAACGACGACCTCCACCCCGACCTCGACACGACGGCCGAGAGCGAAGACCGGCTGTTCACAACGCTCGGGACGACCACTCGCCGCGCCGAGGTCGGGAAGCGCGAGGTGCTGGTCACCGACACGGTGGGGTTCATTCAGGACCTCCCGCACTGGCTCGTCGAGTCGTTCAAGTCGACGCTGGGGTCGGTGTACCACGCTGACCTCGTCTTGCTTGTCGTCGACGTCTCGGAGTCTGTCGAGGAAATCCGGGAGAAACTGGTGACGAGCCACGATACGCTGTACGAGCGCAACGAGGCTCCCATCGTCACGGTCCTCAATAAGACCGACACGGTCGACGACGAAGAGGTCCGCCGCAAGAAGGACGCCCTTTCCTCGCTGGCCCCGAACCCCGTCGCCGTCAGCGCCAAACAGGGGCTCAACATCGATGACCTGGCCGAGCGCATCGACCACGAACTGCCGGACTACGAGCGCGAGCGGCTCGTCCTCCCGATGACCGACGACACGATGAGCCTCGTCTCGTGGATTCACGACCACGCCAGCGTCGAGACAGTCGATTACGGCGACCAGGTGGTCATCGAGTTCGAGGCGCGGCCGGCGATCATCGAGCAATCGCGGGCAAAAGCGGGGGAACTGGTCGGTGCGTCGGCCTGA
- a CDS encoding catalase/peroxidase HPI encodes MAETPNSDMSGAAGGRSKRPKSNQDWWPNKLNLEILDQNARDVGPMEDDFDYAEEFQKLDLEAVKSDLEELMTSSQDWWPADYGHYGPLFIRMAWHSAGTYRTADGRGGAAGGRQRFAPINSWPDNANLDKARRLLLPIKQKYGKKISWADLMILAGNVAIESMGFKTFGYAGGREDAFEEDKAVNWGPEDEMETQERFDEPGEIEEGLGASVMGLIYVNPEGPNGNPDPEASAKNIRQTFDRMAMNDKETAALIAGGHTFGKVHGADDPEENLGPEPEAAPIEQQGLGWQNENGNSKGGEMITSGIEGPWTQSPTEWDMGYINNLLDYEWEPEKGPGGAWQWAPKSEELKNSVPDAHDPDEKQTPMMLTTDIALKRDPDYREIMETFQENPMEFGMNFAKAWYKLTHRDMGPPERFLGPEVPDEEMIWQDPLPDADYDLIGDEEVAELKAEILDSDLSISQLVKTAWASASTYRDSDKRGGANGARIRLEPQKNWEVNEPEQLETVLTTLEGIQEEFNGARDDDTRVSLADLIVLGGNAAVEQAAADAGYNVEVPFEPGRVDAGPEHTDAASFDALKPTVDGARNYIQDDITRPAEEVMVDNADLLNLTASELTALIGGMRSIGANHGDTDLGVLTNEPGTLTNDFFVNLLDMGTEWEPAADSEHVYKGLDRDTGEVKWEATRIDLIFGSNDRLRAISEVYGSADAEEKLVHDFVDTWSKVMKLDRFDLE; translated from the coding sequence ATGGCAGAAACACCGAATTCCGATATGAGCGGTGCCGCAGGCGGACGTTCGAAGCGACCGAAATCTAACCAGGATTGGTGGCCAAACAAGCTCAATCTGGAGATCCTCGACCAGAACGCTCGGGACGTCGGCCCGATGGAAGACGACTTTGATTACGCCGAGGAGTTCCAGAAGCTCGACCTCGAAGCGGTGAAGTCGGATCTCGAAGAGCTGATGACCTCCTCACAGGACTGGTGGCCGGCTGACTACGGTCACTACGGCCCGCTGTTCATCCGGATGGCCTGGCACAGCGCGGGGACGTACCGGACTGCCGACGGTCGCGGCGGCGCGGCTGGCGGTCGACAGCGCTTTGCACCTATCAACAGCTGGCCGGACAACGCGAACCTCGACAAGGCACGGCGGCTGCTCCTCCCAATCAAGCAAAAATACGGCAAAAAGATCTCGTGGGCTGACCTGATGATTCTCGCAGGGAACGTCGCCATCGAGTCGATGGGATTCAAGACGTTCGGCTACGCTGGCGGCCGCGAAGACGCCTTCGAGGAGGACAAGGCTGTCAACTGGGGGCCAGAAGACGAGATGGAAACCCAGGAGCGCTTCGACGAGCCCGGTGAAATCGAGGAAGGGCTCGGCGCATCCGTGATGGGCCTCATCTACGTGAATCCGGAAGGGCCAAACGGTAACCCGGACCCGGAAGCGTCGGCGAAGAACATCCGCCAGACGTTCGACCGGATGGCGATGAACGACAAGGAGACAGCCGCACTCATCGCCGGTGGACACACGTTCGGCAAAGTCCACGGTGCTGACGATCCCGAAGAGAATCTCGGTCCCGAACCCGAAGCAGCCCCCATCGAGCAACAGGGTCTTGGCTGGCAAAACGAGAACGGGAACAGCAAGGGCGGCGAGATGATCACGAGCGGTATCGAAGGGCCGTGGACCCAGTCGCCGACCGAGTGGGATATGGGATACATCAACAACCTGCTCGACTACGAGTGGGAGCCGGAGAAGGGCCCCGGCGGCGCGTGGCAGTGGGCTCCGAAGAGCGAGGAGCTGAAAAACAGCGTCCCGGACGCCCACGACCCGGACGAGAAGCAGACGCCGATGATGCTCACGACGGACATCGCCCTGAAGCGAGATCCGGATTACCGGGAGATCATGGAAACCTTCCAGGAAAACCCGATGGAGTTCGGGATGAACTTCGCGAAGGCCTGGTACAAGCTTACCCACCGCGACATGGGCCCGCCCGAGCGGTTCCTCGGACCGGAGGTTCCGGACGAGGAGATGATCTGGCAGGACCCGCTCCCGGACGCCGACTACGACCTCATCGGTGACGAAGAGGTCGCCGAGCTCAAAGCAGAAATCCTCGACTCGGACCTCTCTATCTCCCAGCTCGTCAAGACCGCGTGGGCATCGGCGTCGACCTACCGCGACAGCGACAAGCGCGGCGGGGCCAACGGCGCGCGAATCCGCCTCGAACCCCAGAAGAACTGGGAAGTCAACGAGCCCGAACAGTTGGAGACGGTCCTCACCACGCTCGAAGGCATCCAAGAGGAATTCAACGGCGCTCGGGACGACGACACGCGTGTCTCGCTGGCCGACCTCATCGTCCTCGGTGGCAACGCGGCCGTCGAGCAGGCGGCAGCCGACGCCGGCTACAACGTCGAGGTTCCGTTCGAACCCGGGCGAGTGGATGCCGGGCCGGAACACACCGATGCCGCCTCCTTCGACGCTCTCAAACCGACGGTCGACGGGGCTCGAAACTACATCCAGGACGACATCACGCGACCGGCCGAAGAAGTGATGGTCGACAACGCGGACCTGCTGAACCTCACGGCGTCGGAACTGACGGCTCTGATCGGCGGGATGCGCTCCATCGGTGCGAACCACGGGGACACCGACCTCGGCGTCCTCACCAACGAGCCGGGGACGCTGACCAACGACTTCTTCGTGAACCTGCTCGACATGGGCACGGAGTGGGAGCCGGCAGCGGACTCCGAACATGTCTACAAGGGTCTCGACCGCGACACTGGCGAGGTCAAGTGGGAAGCTACACGCATTGACCTCATCTTCGGCTCGAATGACCGACTGCGAGCCATCTCGGAAGTTTACGGCTCTGCCGACGCGGAGGAGAAGCTCGTCCATGACTTCGTGGACACGTGGAGCAAGGTCATGAAGCTCGACCGCTTCGACCTCGAATAG
- a CDS encoding rRNA metabolism protein: MISLDEAVTARLESHGQRFEVLVEPDAALAIKRDDFDGDLEDVIAAEDVFEDASRGDRPPENMLEEVFDTTDPMAIIPEVIKRGEIQITADQRREMQEQKHKQLIQRITRNAVNPQMDDAPHPPERIESALEETDFRVDPMEPVEAQVDDALDALRPVIPIRFDEVTVAVQVPADYAGSAQAQIRQFGDLEREEWQSDGSWVGVLTFPAGLQNDFYDVVNEHTSGEAETRIIKDEDDISTR, encoded by the coding sequence ATGATATCGCTTGACGAGGCGGTGACGGCGCGCCTCGAATCCCACGGCCAGCGGTTCGAGGTACTGGTGGAACCGGACGCTGCGCTAGCGATAAAACGCGATGACTTCGACGGTGACCTCGAAGACGTTATCGCCGCGGAGGACGTGTTCGAGGACGCCTCTCGGGGTGACCGACCGCCCGAGAACATGCTCGAAGAGGTGTTCGACACCACGGACCCGATGGCCATCATCCCCGAGGTCATCAAGCGAGGGGAGATTCAGATCACGGCCGACCAGCGCCGCGAGATGCAGGAGCAAAAGCACAAACAGCTCATCCAGCGCATCACGCGCAACGCGGTCAACCCCCAGATGGACGACGCGCCACACCCGCCGGAACGCATCGAGTCGGCCCTCGAAGAGACCGACTTCAGGGTCGACCCGATGGAGCCCGTCGAGGCACAGGTTGACGACGCCCTCGATGCACTCCGGCCGGTCATTCCGATCCGGTTCGACGAGGTCACCGTCGCGGTGCAGGTCCCCGCAGACTACGCCGGGAGCGCACAGGCACAGATCCGGCAGTTCGGCGACCTCGAACGCGAGGAGTGGCAGTCAGACGGCTCGTGGGTCGGCGTGCTGACGTTCCCGGCCGGTCTCCAGAACGACTTCTACGACGTGGTAAACGAACACACAAGCGGCGAGGCGGAGACCCGAATCATCAAAGACGAAGACGACATCAGTACGCGCTAA
- a CDS encoding proteasome endopeptidase complex, archaeal, alpha subunit, with amino-acid sequence MQGQNQQQAYDRGITIFSPDGRLYQVEYAREAVKRGTASIGVRTSDGVVLAVDKRIRSPLMERSSVEKIHKADDHIGIASAGHVADARQLIDFARRQAQVNQLRYGEPVGVETLTKEITDYIQQYTQVGGARPFGVALIIGGIVNGEPRLFETDPSGTPYEWKALAVGADRGDIRDYLEEHYDEGMDLDEGVDLALAALASVNDDELTPEGIGVATVDVETETFGQLTDEEKETHLAEADLLDTGDDEDDEDTEEE; translated from the coding sequence ATGCAGGGACAAAACCAACAGCAGGCCTACGACCGCGGGATTACTATCTTCTCCCCGGACGGACGCCTCTACCAGGTCGAGTACGCCCGCGAAGCGGTCAAACGCGGCACAGCAAGCATCGGCGTCAGAACGAGCGACGGCGTCGTTCTCGCCGTGGACAAGCGCATCCGGTCGCCGCTGATGGAGCGCTCCTCGGTCGAGAAAATCCACAAGGCCGACGACCATATCGGCATCGCCTCGGCCGGCCACGTCGCCGACGCCCGACAGCTCATCGACTTCGCCCGCCGACAGGCGCAGGTGAACCAGCTGCGCTACGGCGAGCCGGTCGGCGTCGAAACCCTCACCAAGGAAATCACCGACTACATCCAGCAGTACACGCAGGTCGGCGGCGCGCGCCCGTTCGGTGTCGCGCTCATCATCGGCGGCATCGTCAACGGCGAGCCCCGCCTGTTCGAGACCGACCCCTCTGGCACACCCTACGAGTGGAAGGCCCTCGCCGTCGGGGCCGACCGCGGCGACATCCGGGACTACCTCGAAGAGCACTACGACGAAGGGATGGACCTCGATGAGGGCGTCGACCTCGCACTGGCCGCGCTCGCGTCGGTCAATGACGACGAACTCACGCCGGAAGGCATCGGCGTCGCCACGGTTGACGTCGAAACGGAGACGTTCGGCCAGCTGACCGACGAGGAGAAGGAGACCCATCTCGCGGAGGCCGACTTGCTCGACACTGGCGACGACGAGGACGACGAAGACACCGAAGAAGAGTAA
- a CDS encoding ribonuclease P, with protein MKHLPKHLRPRWRYLAVAIETWPDAALDRRAFQREVWYAAQNLLGDTGSAETDMTVLQFHDYDGTAEAIVRTRRGQTDPARAALTCLNTVDDHEVRVRIRGISGTVRACEEKYIRGPPEATEQRHVVFENADRSATVRPPRYDVETASDGAFVGATALDFR; from the coding sequence ATGAAACACCTCCCGAAACACCTCCGGCCCCGGTGGCGGTATCTCGCCGTTGCCATCGAGACCTGGCCGGATGCCGCCTTGGACCGCCGGGCGTTCCAGCGCGAGGTGTGGTACGCCGCCCAGAACCTGCTGGGCGACACCGGCAGCGCCGAGACGGATATGACCGTTCTCCAGTTCCACGACTACGACGGCACGGCCGAGGCCATCGTCCGGACCAGACGCGGCCAGACGGACCCGGCACGGGCCGCACTGACCTGCCTGAACACCGTCGACGACCACGAGGTTCGGGTCCGCATCCGGGGGATTAGCGGCACCGTCCGCGCCTGTGAAGAAAAGTATATACGCGGGCCGCCGGAAGCCACTGAACAGAGACACGTCGTGTTCGAGAACGCAGACCGGAGCGCTACCGTTCGGCCGCCACGCTACGACGTCGAAACGGCCTCCGATGGCGCGTTCGTCGGCGCGACAGCACTCGATTTCCGATAA
- a CDS encoding ribonuclease P, protein MYEAVYAHPDGDSTVARHALTAADSGYDGIVVRNHGDKPAEYEADAISDAYGVDVAAGVEVRADDPSRASGFVGNYRSDRTVVVVHGGDRRINRFAVEQPTVDVLAHPMRGDGDFNHVLANAAADNGVRVEFDFGPVLRASGGTRVRAIKELRKLRELVEDAGGPFVVSASPSNHLQIRAPRDLIAVGETIGFDADTVREGLAEWGRVAERNRGRQSDAVIEPGVRMADDANDADGGEQ, encoded by the coding sequence ATGTACGAGGCCGTCTACGCCCACCCTGACGGTGACAGTACCGTCGCCCGGCACGCGCTGACGGCCGCCGATTCGGGCTACGACGGTATCGTCGTCAGGAACCACGGCGACAAGCCAGCTGAGTACGAGGCTGACGCTATCAGTGACGCGTACGGCGTCGATGTCGCGGCCGGCGTCGAAGTCCGGGCGGACGACCCCTCACGAGCGAGTGGGTTCGTCGGGAACTACCGAAGCGACCGGACGGTCGTCGTCGTCCACGGCGGCGACCGCCGCATCAATCGGTTCGCTGTCGAGCAACCGACCGTCGACGTGCTTGCCCACCCGATGCGAGGGGACGGCGACTTCAACCACGTTTTGGCGAACGCGGCGGCCGACAACGGCGTCCGCGTCGAGTTCGACTTCGGCCCGGTGCTCCGGGCCTCCGGCGGCACTCGCGTCCGGGCTATCAAGGAACTCCGGAAGCTCAGGGAACTGGTCGAGGACGCCGGCGGACCTTTCGTCGTCTCGGCGTCGCCGAGCAACCATCTCCAGATTCGCGCACCGCGGGACCTCATCGCGGTCGGGGAGACCATCGGCTTCGACGCCGACACCGTCCGCGAGGGACTGGCGGAGTGGGGCCGAGTCGCGGAGCGCAACCGCGGGCGCCAGAGCGACGCCGTCATCGAGCCGGGCGTTCGGATGGCAGACGACGCAAACGATGCCGACGGTGGCGAGCAGTAG